One stretch of Malus domestica chromosome 14, GDT2T_hap1 DNA includes these proteins:
- the LOC103454714 gene encoding AT-hook motif nuclear-localized protein 1-like — MEEKESTFSGSPGNSETESPPVTQKVSMPMAAMAAVDATVSSEENYNNTPVSETTQATEVAAAASVGRGDLSGKKKRGRPRKYDADGNLRPGYNSNNKSNKGGAVPPPPPGFYLSYPLSSEFSSSSKRGRGKPSGSGNWQILASLGGLFANTAGGDFTPHVVNVSTGEDVASKIFSISHKGRGVCVLSANGAVSNVTIRQPGSSGGILTYEGRFELLSLSGSFTVTEIGGVRSRTGGLSVSLAGPDGRVIGGGIAGVLTAASPIQIVVGSFMPNGYKAHKVRKHYRENTVGSPISSAPDTVTAATPISQAQPETESRLNAISPLPANSHGGEANKSMIQMHGTSVISTNAGWNGADLKSEHRPSPDINVSVPGVSVTGA, encoded by the exons ATGGAGGAAAAGGAGAGCACCTTTTCTGGGTCACCCGGCAACTCGGAGACCGAGTCACCCCCAGTGACTCAGAAGGTGAGTATGCCCATGGCAGCCATGGCGGCCGTGGATGCCACCGTGAGCTCGGAGGAGAATTACAACAACACCCCTGTTTCGGAAACAACCCAAGCCACAGAAGTTGCAGCAGCAGCAAGTGTTGGGCGTGGTGATTTGtctgggaagaagaagagagggagGCCCAGAAAGTATGATGCAGATGGGAATTTGAGGCCGGGgtataatagtaataataaaaGCAATAAGGGTGGCGCTGTCCCACCGCCTCCGCCGGGGTTttatctttcatatcccctgtCGTCTGagttttcatcttcttccaaaAGAGGAAGGGGGAAGCCTTCTGGATCCGGCAACTGGCAGATTCTTGCTTCTTTGG GAGGGTTGTTTGCAAACACAGCTGGTGGGGACTTCACACCACATGTGGTTAATGTTAGCACTGGGGAG GATGTTGCAagcaaaatattttcaatttctcACAAGGGTCGAGGCGTTTGCGTTCTCTCAGCAAATGGAGCTGTTTCTAATGTTACCATTCGCCAACCGGGTTCTTCTGGCGGCATTCTCACATATGAG GGACGCTTTGAGTTACTGTCTTTATCTGGGTCATTTACCGTCACTGAGATTGGTGGTGTAAGAAGTAGAACTGGTGGCTTGAGCGTCTCGTTGGCAGGCCCAGACGGTCGCGTAATAGGTGGTGGCATTGCCGGTGTGCTAACTGCTGCGAGCCCTATCCAA ATTGTGGTTGGAAGCTTCATGCCAAATGGATACAAGGCACATAAGGTCAGGAAGCATTATCGTGAGAATACAGTAGGTTCCCCAATCTCAAGTGCTCCAGATACAGTCACTGCAGCAACTCCCATCTCTCAAGCACAACCTGAAACTGAATCCAGACTGAATGCAATATCCCCTTTACCGGCAAATAGCCACGGAGGAGAAGCAAATAAAAGCATGATCCAAATGCACGGCACCAGTGTTATATCCACTAATGCTGGTTGGAATGGTGCGGATCTCAAGTCAGAACACAGGCCATCCCCAGACATTAATGTATCCGTTCCTGgtgtatctgtaactggtgctTAG
- the LOC103454712 gene encoding protein PSK SIMULATOR 1-like produces the protein MGSEIVSESWLGSLRFSWSRVAEADKPVIGVLAFEVAGLMLKVVDLWNSVSENEMLRLREEVVYSIGVRRLVSDDDYYLMEIALNEIIENLGYLAVSVVRLGKKCTDPVYHCFEEFFDDPVENGFQWLGWAYKWKKMERKVKKMKRFIEATMQLSQELEVLAELEQTLRRMRANPDVNRVKLLEFQQKVMWRRQEVKGLQEMSPWSRTYDYTVRLLARSLFTMLDRIKFVFGFHQMALGEGMDSSEVINSVCLSRSHSFSALMHSSVHPSDGNLCGSGPLGRSLAKTRLNARKNRTNNQRQAHHQSSIQHGSYSQLKPKRFAHLGPFKGCMMGGSNSPVFESCKPEMGGSMRLRSTGIKHFDSLKYTHMGSQSFSHGIYSKLSLFNSKCTLLNAPPSTLGDAALALHYAHVIVLIEKIASSPHLISLDERSNLYNMLTTTIRTALRARLKSYAKTTGSSVYNPDLAGEWNLAMEQILEWLAPLAHNMIRWHSDRKIMKQQEVSKTNVLLVQTLYFASQAKTEAAITELLIGLNYMCMVDELNRKALRDAGGSRPYDDYMLKRDEISQEILETAIAF, from the coding sequence ATGGGGAGTGAGATCGTGTCTGAGTCCTGGTTAGGTAGTTTGAGGTTCTCATGGAGTCGTGTGGCGGAGGCTGACAAGCCGGTGATTGGCGTTCTGGCTTTTGAAGTTGCTGGGTTGATGTTAAAGGTGGTTGATTTATGGAATAGTGTGAGTGAGAATGAGATGCTTAGGTTGAGGGAAGAGGTTGTTTACTCTATTGGGGTCAGAAGGCTTGTGTCTGATGACGACTATTACTTGATGGAAATTGCACTGAATGAGATAATTGAGAATTTGGGATATCTGGCAGTGTCTGTTGTCAGGCTTGGGAAGAAGTGCACCGACCCTGTGTATCACTGTTTTGAAGAATTTTTTGATGACCCTGTGGAGAATGGTTTTCAGTGGCTTGGGTGGGCATACAagtggaagaaaatggagaggaaagtgaagaaaatgaagagatTTATTGAAGCAACAATGCAACTATCCCAGGAGCTGGAAGTGCTGGCGGAGCTTGAGCAAACTCTGAGGAGAATGCGTGCTAATCCTGATGTAAATCGGGTAAAATTGCTCGAGTTTCAACAGAAGGTAATGTGGCGGCGTCAAGAAGTAAAAGGTTTACAAGAGATGTCTCCATGGAGTAGAACATATGATTACACTGTCCGACTTTTGGCAAGATCCCTTTTTACAATGTTAGATAGGATAAAGTTTGTCTTTGGATTTCATCAAATGGCTTTGGGAGAGGGAATGGATAGCTCTGAAGTTATCAATTCTGTTTGTCTTTCTCGCAGTCATTCATTTTCTGCTCTTATGCACTCTTCTGTTCATCCATCTGATGGTAATCTATGTGGGTCTGGACCTCTTGGGAGGTCGCTTGCAAAGACGAGGCTTAATGCTCGCAAGAATAGAACAAACAACCAGCGGCAAGCTCATCACCAGTCATCCATCCAACATGGAAGTTACTCCCAACTAAAACCCAAACGGTTTGCTCATCTTGGTCCGTTTAAAGGATGCATGATGGGTGGAAGTAATTCTCCTGTTTTTGAGAGCTGCAAGCCTGAAATGGGTGGTTCTATGAGGTTGAGAAGTACGGGTATCAAACATTTTGATAGCTTAAAGTACACACATATGGGATCCCAATCTTTCAGTCATGGCATCTATTCTAAACTATCCCTGTTCAATTCAAAATGTACACTACTGAATGCTCCGCCATCTACCCTTGGCGATGCTGCTCTAGCGCTCCATTACGCACATGTGATTGTTTTGATTGAAAAGATAGCTTCATCACCTCACTTGATCAGCCTTGACGAAAGATCTAATCTTTACAACATGTTGACCACAACTATAAGGACTGCTCTGAGAGCTAGACTGAAGTCATATGCCAAAACTACGGGATCATCTGTCTACAATCCTGACCTTGCAGGAGAGTGGAATCTGGCGATGGAGCAGATCTTGGAATGGCTTGCTCCACTAGCCCATAACATGATACGGTGGCATTCTGACCGCAAAATTATGAAGCAGCAGGAAGTTTCCAAGACGAATGTGCTTCTGGTCCAGACCCTCTACTTTGCAAGTCAGGCTAAAACTGAAGCTGCAATTACAGAGCTTCTCATAGGTCTGAACTACATGTGCATGGTTGACGAACTTAATAGGAAGGCTTTGCGAGACGCTGGTGGCAGCCGACCATACGATGATTATATGCTCAAACGGGATGAAATTTCTCAAGAAATTCTGGAGACGGCAATAGCGTTTTGA
- the LOC103454778 gene encoding cytochrome P450 76A2-like, whose translation MLHFFNFNEWNFLVCLIIFFLPVLVFLIRRSSSSSGHRRLPPGPKGWPVIGNMFDLGTMPHRTLTDLGHKFGPVIWLTLGVRNTMSVQSAKAAAEFFKNHDLSFVERTVNENARVHDYHKGSLAMAPYGTHWRVMRRLVTVEMVVNKRINETAFIRRKCIDNMQLWIEEEASKVKEGRGVHVARFVFLMTFNLLGNLMLSRDLVDPNSEEGMEFFKAMNGLMEWNGSGNVVDFFPWLRWLDPQGLKRKMKRDLGKAIQIASKFVKERIQEREVGGEKTKDFLDVLLEFEGNGIDEPAKISDHDLNIFILEIFMAGSETTSSTTEWALTELLCNPATLVEAKAELNRVIGPSRKIEESDIDNLPYLQGIIKETLRLHPPIPFLVPRKAMHDTSFMGYFVPKDTQVFVNAYAIGRDPDAWRDEPTLFKPERFIGSKTDYRGQNYELVPFGAGRRMCAGVPLAHRMLHLTLGTLLHQFDWSLDANVTRETMDWKDKLGITMRKSEPLLAVPTKCFL comes from the exons ATGCTTCATTTCTTCAACTTCAATGAGTGGAATTTTCTTGTCTGTTTGATAATCTTCTTTTTACCAGTTCTGGTCTTCTTGATCCGCCGGAGTTCATCAAGCTCGGGTCACCGTAGGCTTCCTCCCGGACCCAAAGGATGGCCTGTAATCGGCAACATGTTCGACCTCGGCACAATGCCACACAGGACTCTCACTGACCTAGGACACAAGTTTGGCCCTGTAATTTGGCTTACACTTGGTGTGAGAAACACTATGTCAGTTCAATCTGCCAAGGCAGCTGCAGAGTTTTTCAAAAACCATGACCTCTCATTTGTAGAGCGCACAGTCAACGAAAACGCTAGGGTTCATGACTACCACAAAGGTTCCCTGGCAATGGCCCCGTACGGCACACACTGGCGCGTGATGAGGCGGTTAGTGACAGTGGAGATGGTGGTGAACAAACGCATCAACGAGACGGCTTTCATAAGAAGAAAGTGCATAGACAACATGCAGTTGTGGATTGAAGAGGAAGCGTCCAAAGTCAAAGAAGGGCGTGGGGTTCATGTGGCGCGTTTCGTGTTCCTTATGACTTTCAACCTTCTTGGCAACCTCATGTTGTCTAGGGACTTGGTGGATCCGAATTCGGAAGAAGGGATGGAGTTTTTTAAAGCAATGAATGGACTGATGGAGTGGAATGGGAGTGGCAACGTGGTAGATTTTTTTCCATGGCTGAGGTGGCTTGATCCGCAAGGCCTGAAGAGGAAGATGAAAAGGGATCTTGGAAAAGCTATACAAATTGCCTCTAAGTTTGTCAAAGAACGCATCCAAGAGAGGGAGGTGGGTGGAGAGAAAACTAAGGACTTCTTGGATGTGTTGCTTGAATTTGAAGGCAACGGAATTGACGAGCCAGCTAAAATCTCTGATCACGATCTCAATATTTTCATACTG GAAATATTTATGGCTGGTTCAGAAACAACAAGCAGCACCACAGAATGGGCATTGACCGAGCTGTTATGCAACCCGGCAACGCTTGTCGAGGCGAAAGCCGAGCTCAATCGAGTAATAGGTCCAAGCAGAAAGATTGAAGAGAGTGATATCGACAATCTTCCATACTTGCAGGGCATAATCAAAGAAACACTCAGATTGCATCCACCAATTCCTTTCCTAGTACCAAGAAAGGCAATGCATGACACCAGTTTCATGGGGTACTTTGTACCCAAAGACACACAGGTGTTTGTGAATGCTTATGCAATTGGAAGAGATCCAGATGCGTGGCGTGATGAGCCGACGTTGTTTAAGCCCGAGAGGTTCATAGGCTCAAAGACTGATTACAGGGGGCAGAATTATGAGTTGGTTCCGTTTGGAGCTGGGAGAAGAATGTGTGCCGGTGTGCCTCTGGCTCATAGAATGCTGCATCTTACATTGGGGACGTTGCTTCACCAATTTGATTGGTCACTGGATGCAAATGTTACTAGAGAAACCATGGATTGGAAGGACAAGTTGGGGATAACAATGAGAAAATCTGAGCCATTGCTAGCAGTGCCCACGAAGTGCTTCTTATAA